A genomic segment from Zerene cesonia ecotype Mississippi chromosome 7, Zerene_cesonia_1.1, whole genome shotgun sequence encodes:
- the LOC119840840 gene encoding uncharacterized protein LOC119840840 isoform X1: MLVAERTSNDYFLSFLPTVNSPPVPHRDISGVSATSYRPYNEEYASVQRHIDRPQPELDIDRSKKDKKWSIGKLFRRKKKEEESGSSSQSDEGRSPSKRKSKKKKRAPAVNNFDHIVIRDTRRAQSLAKPNVRDITDDGILSDPSAGFLNYQPRARDTRHDTRSEQHDYLVVRDETGMRPEKIILDNSTKKSRKSRLKARVEALRNSMRGDSSSDEESLKSSNSSSMLRFRSDDSLMRSRDSSLNKRTRSARNERYIKRLSRDEENQLNKEAELLQQGYSKAEVEMLTRTPTSQSSGYGTCKRETANKTHTEQLNDLNRRAMKSESISSFPSTQSYPSSINFNAKVNNEHINYSIKYPNNNIHRDMLHPNSVRERTPSINQYEVPSNVMCVKFPLGNVNNVKTEEKSPPVPPPRDMQRKVVTPLSMYHDTSSLGGNRMNANQQNVLHGVPNNDFERIMRRSQERTVGSGFNGLRRPISNSEDHIAMQNNEYLQNYNYRNEQPRRPASVSAEPNHYGMYMNSPMWKKRLEQNKIMRPEAIQVNQEYLYYADQTPRSRRPISIKTSQGGLESQYLSDSQTSSNLMDNVYRRPRNASEFWKKIDDAEKQRRQQTFVNSRGSSDYASSTQLNKIFMDKSKVGDMGQNRDVSEIPHTTKLKSPETRSWKATTEYKRSVTVEPPKSNTSPILKTHTRHKSDTFIPNSYQVPSDEEGSERRKSTNLDDALNELEAIYNSLGLGDEDLLDRAERRELMTPKFSDRCNDWNGNDDDNKLQSQPSSPLRRITRRSTLPDKLQDDMAFRRLNSTTNKEKPNYKDTQAQISYMLASPVYVPYASDDDRQSDRNEPDIIHDDVVYRNIKQTNSRLRTVDPQPPFGIPVGPISPAPQSDYLHATPENKGRSRFIPKRSPDIVADDLAYRSLRKDSRHSALFNGDEYSGLLNNNHNYTEFPFTKDSTNNIKKKRAVRSLSANIFTMIQKEIDDAINMTKKPSLQKTNSNSDVMRRLRDTFENNDNQRDYYPRNKVKQRHNTVNLFANNTHTPTHHFAKDDSYIHNENKCLANSSSCDKSTTSSPSNKSPQATKRSSKDEFQQVLSMLAQEAMDTSNKLGVALAELDKNRSKNDMVDTHNKISDSRINFLNSLTNSSTNNVEHELKNYEINHNKIATANSPNLINNDDQETTAKKTEDSLLKISNQLNKVEDRLKHSYEKDINFDDESPRLSSYVPKVKDDPLKVKETVVATVEKQFKPDIIPVKVQDDIKMVEIPQGLNSNIDLPALKFHPSNPFLCTEDKVQELNEIKAFKELKDGISDLIAGISEVNDKIFISKTAQKATATQKEPTDISATDSLVNANANTEKDIPECVHSYVREGKRDDADSTEYNSSEELATIFKFEDRVNKSINQNNNDPDDEKRPDLSSPKLVRTMNQQLRRLSVDESTACQSNSLPSDVVPWRAKRQNNNSQNDHKGGNTKSKRNWHDSGTLMLACSYTVMLSQHLADLDWLMLLGLLLAMITIIAMLLI, encoded by the exons ATGCTAGTCGCTGAAAGGACCAGTAATGACTACTTTCTATCGTTTCTGCCT ACTGTCAACTCTCCACCTGTACCTCATCGGGACATCTCCGGAGTATCAGCTACTTCCTACCGCCCATACAACGAAGAATATGCTTCCGTCCAACGCCATATCGATAGACCACAACCAGAACTTGACATCGACCGCAGTAAAAAGGATAAGAAATGGTCCATCGGAAAATTGTtcagaagaaagaaaaaagaagaGGAAAGTGGGTCGTCATCCCAAAGTGATGAAGGGCGATCACCATCGAAGAGAAAGAGCAAAAAGAAAAAGCGAGCGCCTGCTGTCAATAACTTTGATCACATAGTTATCAGAGACACACGGCGAGCTCAAAGTTTGGCCAAGCCTAATGTACGAGATATTACTGATGATGGAATCTTATCTGATCCCTCAGCAGGTTTTCTAAATTATCAACCGAGAGCCCGCGATACACGACACGATACACGTAGCGAACAACATGATTATCTAGTTGTAAGAGATGAAACCGGCATGAGacctgaaaaaataatattagataacTCTACTAAAAAATCAAGAAAGAGTAGACTCAAAGCAAGAGTTGAAGCTCTTCGGAATAGTATGAGGGGTGACTCAAGTAGCGATGAAGAATCATTGAAATCATCTAACTCCTCATCAATGTTACGATTCAGAAGCGATGATTCTTTGATGCGTTCAAGAGACAGTTCGCTGAACAAAAGGACAAGGAGTGCACGAAACGAACGTTACATCAAAAGATTATCAAGAGACGAAGAAAATCAACTCAATAAAGAAGCGGAATTATTACAACAGGGCTATTCAAAAGCTGAAGTTGAAATGTTAACTCGAACTCCTACTAGCCAGAGTAGTGGTTACGGAACTTGTAAACGTGAAACTGCTAATAAAACGCATACAGAACAACTAAATGATTTAAATCGACGTGCGATGAAATCCGAATCAATATCTTCATTCCCCTCAACGCAAAGTTATCCATCATCAATTAACTTTAATGCTAAGGTTAACAACGAACATATTAACTACTCCATAAAATATCCCAATAACAACATACATCGTGACATGCTTCATCCTAACAGCGTTCGAGAAAGAACTCCATCTATTAATCAATATGAGGTTCCCAGTAATGTAATGTGTGTTAAATTTCCACTaggaaatgtaaataatgtcaAAACTGAGGAAAAATCACCGCCCGTCCCTCCACCACGTGATATGCAAAGAAAAGTAGTGACGCCCTTATCAATGTATCATGATACAAGTTCCTTGGGTGGAAACAGAATGAATGCCAACCAACAGAATGTTTTACATGGTGTGCCTAACAATGACTTCGAAAGAATTATGCGTCGAAGTCAGGAAAGGACAGTTGGTTCAGGATTTAACGGATTACGAAGACCAATATCTAATTCTGAAGACCATATCGCGAtgcaaaataatgaatatttgcaaAACTATAATTACAGAAATGAACAACCGCGAAGGCCCGCGTCTGTTTCTGCAGAGCCTAATCACTATGGAATGTACATGAATAGTCCCATGTGGAAGAAGCGtttagaacaaaataaaattatgagacCTGAAGCGATACAAGTGAATCaagaatatttgtattatgcGGATCAGACTCCTCGGTCCCGGCGACCAATTAGTATAAAAACTAGCCAAGGTGGTCTCGAAAGTCAATATTTAAGTGATTCACAAACATCATCCAACTTAATGGATAACGTATACAGGCGACCCCGCAATGCATCAGAATTTTGGAAGAAAATTGATGATGCTGAAAAACAAAGACGTCAACAAACTTTTGTAAATTCAAGGGGTAGTAGCGATTATGCAAGTAGCacgcaattaaataaaatatttatggataAAAGCAAAGTAGGTGATATGGGACAGAATAGAGATGTATCCGAAATACCTCACACCACAAAACTTAAATCTCCAGAAACCAGATCTTGGAAAGCTACAACTGAATATAAACGTTCTGTTACGGTAGAACCTCCAAAATCGAATACGTCGCccattttaaaaacacataccCGTCACAAATCTGATACATTTATTCCAAACTCTTATCAGGTTCCATCTGACGAAGAGGGTTCAGAACGAAGAAAATCAACAAATCTCGATGATGCTCTGAATGAATTAGAAGCTATTTATAATAGCCTTGGCTTAGGTGATGAAGACTTACTAGACAGAGCTGAAAGAAGAGAATTAATGACACCCAAATTTAGCGATCGCTGTAATGACTGGAACGGCAACGATGACGACAATAAATTGCAAAGTCAACCATCCTCACCATTAAGGCGAATAACTAGGCGTTCTACCTTACCAGACAAATTGCAAGACGATATGGCATTCCGTAGATTAAATTCAACAACTAATAAAGAAAAGCCAAATTATAAAGACACACAAGCTCAAATTAGTTACATGTTAGCATCGCCAGTTTATGTACCCTATGCTTCTGATGATGACAGACAATCTGATCGTAATGAACCCGATATTATACACGATGACGTCGTTTATAGAAATATCAAACAAACGAATAGCAGGCTAAGAACTGTTGATCCTCAACCACCTTTCGGTATTCCTGTCGGGCCAATATCGCCAGCACCACAAAGTGACTATTTACATGCAACACCAGAAAATAAAGGAAGATCGCGCTTTATTCCTAAAAGATCACCTGATATTGTCGCTGATGATTTAGCCTATCGAAGCTTACGCAAAGATAGCAGACATTCAGCATTATTTAATGGAGACGAATATAGCGGACTTCTTAATAATAACCATAATTATACAGAGTTTCCGTTCACCAAAGAttctacaaataatattaaaaagaagagAGCTGTTAGGTCTCTATCTGCAAATATCTTTACAAtgatacaaaaagaaattgatGACGCTATTAATATGACGAAAAAACCTAGCTTACAAAAAACTAATAGTAACAGTGACGTCATGAGGCGCCTTCGTGATACTTTCGAGAACAACGACAATCAACGTGACTATTATCCTCGTAATAAGGTAAAGCAACGGCACAAtactgtaaatttatttgctaatAATACACATACACCCACCCATCATTTTGCTAAGGATGATTCATATAttcacaatgaaaataaatgtcttgCTAATTCATCATCTTGTGATAAATCCACAACATCATCACCATCCAATAAATCACCACAAGCAACTAAACGATCATCGAAAGACGAGTTTCAACAAGTACTCAGTATGCTAGCGCAAGAAGCCATGGATACCAGTAATAAATTGGGAGTCGCATTAGCTGAGCTAGATAAAAATAGAAGCAAGAATGATATGGTAGacacacataataaaatatcagacAGCAggataaactttttaaacagTCTTACGAATAGTTCTACTAACAATGTGGAGCATGagcttaaaaattatgaaataaaccaTAATAAGATAGCAACTGCCAATTCtccgaatttaattaataatgatgaCCAAGAAACTACAGCTAAAAAAACTGAAGACAGTTTGctaaaaatatctaatcaaTTAAACAAGGTAGAAGATCGATTAAAACATAGTTATGAAAAAGACATCAATTTTGACGATGAAAGCCCCAGGCTATCGTCGTATGTACCGAAAGTAAAAGATGATCctttaaaagtaaaagaaacTGTAGTAGCAACagttgaaaaacaatttaaaccaGATATAATACCCGTTAAGGTACaagatgatataaaaatggttGAAATTCCACAGGGATTAAATTCGAATATTGATTTACCAGCATTAAAATTCCATCCTTCCAACCCATTTCTGTGTACTGAAGATAAAGTACAAGAGCTAAACGAAATTAAAGCGTTCAAAGAGTTAAAAGATGGTATTTCTGATTTAATTGCTGGTATATCAGAGgtgaatgataaaatattcatttccaAGACAGCTCAAAAAGCGACTGCCACACAAAAAGAACCAACAGACATTAGTGCAACTGATAGCTTAGTTAATGCTAATGCAAATACAGAAAAAGACATTCCTGAATGTGTACACTCATATGTAAGAGAAGGAAAAAGGGATGACGCGGATTCGACTGAATATAACTCATCTGAAGAGCTGGCTACTATATTCAAATTCGAAGATAGAGTCAATAAAtccataaatcaaaataataacgatCCAGACGATGAGAAACGACCTGACTTAAGTTCACCAAAACTTGTTCGAACGATGAATCAACAACTCAGAAGGTTATCAGTTGATGAAAGCACGGCTTGTCAAAGTAATTCACTGCCAAGTGACGTAGTTCCATGGAGAGCTAAAAGGCAAAACAATAATTCACAAAACGATCATAAAG GCGGTAATACGAAGTCAAAGCGCAATTGGCACGACTCAGGCACGTTGATGTTAGCTTGTTCCTACACTGTGATGCTCTCCCAACACTTGGCAGATTTGGACTGGCTGATGCTGCTCGGCTTGCTGTTAGCAATGATCACTATTATAGCCatgctattaatttaa
- the LOC119840840 gene encoding uncharacterized protein LOC119840840 isoform X3, with protein MLVAERTSNDYFLSFLPTVNSPPVPHRDISGVSATSYRPYNEEYASVQRHIDRPQPELDIDRSKKDKKWSIGKLFRRKKKEEESGSSSQSDEGRSPSKRKSKKKKRAPAVNNFDHIVIRDTRRAQSLAKPNVRDITDDGILSDPSAGFLNYQPRARDTRHDTRSEQHDYLVVRDETGMRPEKIILDNSTKKSRKSRLKARVEALRNSMRGDSSSDEESLKSSNSSSMLRFRSDDSLMRSRDSSLNKRTRSARNERYIKRLSRDEENQLNKEAELLQQGYSKAEVEMLTRTPTSQSSGYGTCKRETANKTHTEQLNDLNRRAMKSESISSFPSTQSYPSSINFNAKVNNEHINYSIKYPNNNIHRDMLHPNSVRERTPSINQYEVPSNVMCVKFPLGNVNNVKTEEKSPPVPPPRDMQRKVVTPLSMYHDTSSLGGNRMNANQQNVLHGVPNNDFERIMRRSQERTVGSGFNGLRRPISNSEDHIAMQNNEYLQNYNYRNEQPRRPASVSAEPNHYGMYMNSPMWKKRLEQNKIMRPEAIQVNQEYLYYADQTPRSRRPISIKTSQGGLESQYLSDSQTSSNLMDNVYRRPRNASEFWKKIDDAEKQRRQQTFVNSRGSSDYASSTQLNKIFMDKSKVGDMGQNRDVSEIPHTTKLKSPETRSWKATTEYKRSVTVEPPKSNTSPILKTHTRHKSDTFIPNSYQVPSDEEGSERRKSTNLDDALNELEAIYNSLGLGDEDLLDRAERRELMTPKFSDRCNDWNGNDDDNKLQSQPSSPLRRITRRSTLPDKLQDDMAFRRLNSTTNKEKPNYKDTQAQISYMLASPVYVPYASDDDRQSDRNEPDIIHDDVVYRNIKQTNSRLRTVDPQPPFGIPVGPISPAPQSDYLHATPENKGRSRFIPKRSPDIVADDLAYRSLRKDSRHSALFNGDEYSGLLNNNHNYTEFPFTKDSTNNIKKKRAVRSLSANIFTMIQKEIDDAINMTKKPSLQKTNSNSDVMRRLRDTFENNDNQRDYYPRNKVKQRHNTVNLFANNTHTPTHHFAKDDSYIHNENKCLANSSSCDKSTTSSPSNKSPQATKRSSKDEFQQVLSMLAQEAMDTSNKLGVALAELDKNRSKNDMVDTHNKISDSRINFLNSLTNSSTNNVEHELKNYEINHNKIATANSPNLINNDDQETTAKKTEDSLLKISNQLNKVEDRLKHSYEKDINFDDESPRLSSYVPKVKDDPLKVKETVVATVEKQFKPDIIPVKVQDDIKMVEIPQGLNSNIDLPALKFHPSNPFLCTEDKVQELNEIKAFKELKDGISDLIAGISEVNDKIFISKTAQKATATQKEPTDISATDSLVNANANTEKDIPECVHSYVREGKRDDADSTEYNSSEELATIFKFEDRVNKSINQNNNDPDDEKRPDLSSPKLVRTMNQQLRRLSVDESTACQSNSLPSDVVPWRAKRQNNNSQNDHKGGNTKSKRNWHDSGTLMLACSYTVMLSQHLADLDWLMLLGLL; from the exons ATGCTAGTCGCTGAAAGGACCAGTAATGACTACTTTCTATCGTTTCTGCCT ACTGTCAACTCTCCACCTGTACCTCATCGGGACATCTCCGGAGTATCAGCTACTTCCTACCGCCCATACAACGAAGAATATGCTTCCGTCCAACGCCATATCGATAGACCACAACCAGAACTTGACATCGACCGCAGTAAAAAGGATAAGAAATGGTCCATCGGAAAATTGTtcagaagaaagaaaaaagaagaGGAAAGTGGGTCGTCATCCCAAAGTGATGAAGGGCGATCACCATCGAAGAGAAAGAGCAAAAAGAAAAAGCGAGCGCCTGCTGTCAATAACTTTGATCACATAGTTATCAGAGACACACGGCGAGCTCAAAGTTTGGCCAAGCCTAATGTACGAGATATTACTGATGATGGAATCTTATCTGATCCCTCAGCAGGTTTTCTAAATTATCAACCGAGAGCCCGCGATACACGACACGATACACGTAGCGAACAACATGATTATCTAGTTGTAAGAGATGAAACCGGCATGAGacctgaaaaaataatattagataacTCTACTAAAAAATCAAGAAAGAGTAGACTCAAAGCAAGAGTTGAAGCTCTTCGGAATAGTATGAGGGGTGACTCAAGTAGCGATGAAGAATCATTGAAATCATCTAACTCCTCATCAATGTTACGATTCAGAAGCGATGATTCTTTGATGCGTTCAAGAGACAGTTCGCTGAACAAAAGGACAAGGAGTGCACGAAACGAACGTTACATCAAAAGATTATCAAGAGACGAAGAAAATCAACTCAATAAAGAAGCGGAATTATTACAACAGGGCTATTCAAAAGCTGAAGTTGAAATGTTAACTCGAACTCCTACTAGCCAGAGTAGTGGTTACGGAACTTGTAAACGTGAAACTGCTAATAAAACGCATACAGAACAACTAAATGATTTAAATCGACGTGCGATGAAATCCGAATCAATATCTTCATTCCCCTCAACGCAAAGTTATCCATCATCAATTAACTTTAATGCTAAGGTTAACAACGAACATATTAACTACTCCATAAAATATCCCAATAACAACATACATCGTGACATGCTTCATCCTAACAGCGTTCGAGAAAGAACTCCATCTATTAATCAATATGAGGTTCCCAGTAATGTAATGTGTGTTAAATTTCCACTaggaaatgtaaataatgtcaAAACTGAGGAAAAATCACCGCCCGTCCCTCCACCACGTGATATGCAAAGAAAAGTAGTGACGCCCTTATCAATGTATCATGATACAAGTTCCTTGGGTGGAAACAGAATGAATGCCAACCAACAGAATGTTTTACATGGTGTGCCTAACAATGACTTCGAAAGAATTATGCGTCGAAGTCAGGAAAGGACAGTTGGTTCAGGATTTAACGGATTACGAAGACCAATATCTAATTCTGAAGACCATATCGCGAtgcaaaataatgaatatttgcaaAACTATAATTACAGAAATGAACAACCGCGAAGGCCCGCGTCTGTTTCTGCAGAGCCTAATCACTATGGAATGTACATGAATAGTCCCATGTGGAAGAAGCGtttagaacaaaataaaattatgagacCTGAAGCGATACAAGTGAATCaagaatatttgtattatgcGGATCAGACTCCTCGGTCCCGGCGACCAATTAGTATAAAAACTAGCCAAGGTGGTCTCGAAAGTCAATATTTAAGTGATTCACAAACATCATCCAACTTAATGGATAACGTATACAGGCGACCCCGCAATGCATCAGAATTTTGGAAGAAAATTGATGATGCTGAAAAACAAAGACGTCAACAAACTTTTGTAAATTCAAGGGGTAGTAGCGATTATGCAAGTAGCacgcaattaaataaaatatttatggataAAAGCAAAGTAGGTGATATGGGACAGAATAGAGATGTATCCGAAATACCTCACACCACAAAACTTAAATCTCCAGAAACCAGATCTTGGAAAGCTACAACTGAATATAAACGTTCTGTTACGGTAGAACCTCCAAAATCGAATACGTCGCccattttaaaaacacataccCGTCACAAATCTGATACATTTATTCCAAACTCTTATCAGGTTCCATCTGACGAAGAGGGTTCAGAACGAAGAAAATCAACAAATCTCGATGATGCTCTGAATGAATTAGAAGCTATTTATAATAGCCTTGGCTTAGGTGATGAAGACTTACTAGACAGAGCTGAAAGAAGAGAATTAATGACACCCAAATTTAGCGATCGCTGTAATGACTGGAACGGCAACGATGACGACAATAAATTGCAAAGTCAACCATCCTCACCATTAAGGCGAATAACTAGGCGTTCTACCTTACCAGACAAATTGCAAGACGATATGGCATTCCGTAGATTAAATTCAACAACTAATAAAGAAAAGCCAAATTATAAAGACACACAAGCTCAAATTAGTTACATGTTAGCATCGCCAGTTTATGTACCCTATGCTTCTGATGATGACAGACAATCTGATCGTAATGAACCCGATATTATACACGATGACGTCGTTTATAGAAATATCAAACAAACGAATAGCAGGCTAAGAACTGTTGATCCTCAACCACCTTTCGGTATTCCTGTCGGGCCAATATCGCCAGCACCACAAAGTGACTATTTACATGCAACACCAGAAAATAAAGGAAGATCGCGCTTTATTCCTAAAAGATCACCTGATATTGTCGCTGATGATTTAGCCTATCGAAGCTTACGCAAAGATAGCAGACATTCAGCATTATTTAATGGAGACGAATATAGCGGACTTCTTAATAATAACCATAATTATACAGAGTTTCCGTTCACCAAAGAttctacaaataatattaaaaagaagagAGCTGTTAGGTCTCTATCTGCAAATATCTTTACAAtgatacaaaaagaaattgatGACGCTATTAATATGACGAAAAAACCTAGCTTACAAAAAACTAATAGTAACAGTGACGTCATGAGGCGCCTTCGTGATACTTTCGAGAACAACGACAATCAACGTGACTATTATCCTCGTAATAAGGTAAAGCAACGGCACAAtactgtaaatttatttgctaatAATACACATACACCCACCCATCATTTTGCTAAGGATGATTCATATAttcacaatgaaaataaatgtcttgCTAATTCATCATCTTGTGATAAATCCACAACATCATCACCATCCAATAAATCACCACAAGCAACTAAACGATCATCGAAAGACGAGTTTCAACAAGTACTCAGTATGCTAGCGCAAGAAGCCATGGATACCAGTAATAAATTGGGAGTCGCATTAGCTGAGCTAGATAAAAATAGAAGCAAGAATGATATGGTAGacacacataataaaatatcagacAGCAggataaactttttaaacagTCTTACGAATAGTTCTACTAACAATGTGGAGCATGagcttaaaaattatgaaataaaccaTAATAAGATAGCAACTGCCAATTCtccgaatttaattaataatgatgaCCAAGAAACTACAGCTAAAAAAACTGAAGACAGTTTGctaaaaatatctaatcaaTTAAACAAGGTAGAAGATCGATTAAAACATAGTTATGAAAAAGACATCAATTTTGACGATGAAAGCCCCAGGCTATCGTCGTATGTACCGAAAGTAAAAGATGATCctttaaaagtaaaagaaacTGTAGTAGCAACagttgaaaaacaatttaaaccaGATATAATACCCGTTAAGGTACaagatgatataaaaatggttGAAATTCCACAGGGATTAAATTCGAATATTGATTTACCAGCATTAAAATTCCATCCTTCCAACCCATTTCTGTGTACTGAAGATAAAGTACAAGAGCTAAACGAAATTAAAGCGTTCAAAGAGTTAAAAGATGGTATTTCTGATTTAATTGCTGGTATATCAGAGgtgaatgataaaatattcatttccaAGACAGCTCAAAAAGCGACTGCCACACAAAAAGAACCAACAGACATTAGTGCAACTGATAGCTTAGTTAATGCTAATGCAAATACAGAAAAAGACATTCCTGAATGTGTACACTCATATGTAAGAGAAGGAAAAAGGGATGACGCGGATTCGACTGAATATAACTCATCTGAAGAGCTGGCTACTATATTCAAATTCGAAGATAGAGTCAATAAAtccataaatcaaaataataacgatCCAGACGATGAGAAACGACCTGACTTAAGTTCACCAAAACTTGTTCGAACGATGAATCAACAACTCAGAAGGTTATCAGTTGATGAAAGCACGGCTTGTCAAAGTAATTCACTGCCAAGTGACGTAGTTCCATGGAGAGCTAAAAGGCAAAACAATAATTCACAAAACGATCATAAAG GCGGTAATACGAAGTCAAAGCGCAATTGGCACGACTCAGGCACGTTGATGTTAGCTTGTTCCTACACTGTGATGCTCTCCCAACACTTGGCAGATTTGGACTGGCTGATGCTGCTCGGCTTGCT GTGA